The proteins below come from a single Cervus elaphus chromosome 4, mCerEla1.1, whole genome shotgun sequence genomic window:
- the LOC122692839 gene encoding vomeronasal type-1 receptor 4-like has product MSQTDMSQSAVRSHCCHHIKGSTLNDTTASSQLAIGITFLLQTVLGIWGNLSLLYRYLFLYHTQCRLRVTDWICQHLTIANIFVILSKGVPQTITTLRLKYFASDFACKLILYVERVGRSMSIGTTCILSVFQTITISPKNSCWKNIKVKAPKYVAFSISFCWIQCLFVNLIFPMYAYVSKKWRFTNMTNTRDSGYCAAADAENISGSIYAALVVIPEVSFSALILWASSSMILTLYRHSRRVQYIHKASVSPRTPAESKATQSILLLASTFMCFHTLSCIFNILLAIFHKPSWLLVYTTGLINVCFPFISPFLLMSRDSILSSLCFLYMKNSESPNLIRKA; this is encoded by the coding sequence GCCTCCAGCCAACTGGCCATTGGAATAACCTTCTTGTTACAGACGGTGCTTGGGATCTGGGGCAACCTCTCCCTTCTGTACCGTTACCTCTTTCTTTACCACACTCAGTGCAGGTTGAGGGTCACAGATTGGATTTGCCAGCACCTGACTATAGCCAACATTTTCGTCATTCTTTCGAAAGGAGTCCCTCAGACAATTACAACTTTGAGGTTGAAATATTTTGCCAGTGATTTTGCCTGCAAACTCATTTTGTATGTTGAGAGAGTGGGCAGGAGTATGTCCATTGGCACCACCTGCATCTTGAGTGTGTTTCAGACCATCACAATCAGCCCGAAGAACTCCTGTTGGAAGAATATTAAAGTCAAAGCCCCAAAGTACgttgccttctccatttccttctgctgGATCCAGTGCCTGTTTGTAAATCTCATTTTTCCCATGTATGCATATGTTTCTAAAAAATGGCGCTTCACAAACATGACAAATACAAGAGATTCAGGGTACTGTGCTGCCGCAGATGCTGAGAATATCTCAGGCTCAATATATGCAGCTTTGGTAGTGATCCCTGAAGTTTCATTTTCTGCGCTCATCTTATGGGCCAGTAGCTCCATGATTCTCACCCTGTACAGACACAGTCGGCGAGTCCAGTATATTCACAAGGCTAGTGTGTCTCCCAGAACCCCTGCTGAGTCCAAAGCCACCCAAAGCATCCTGCTCTTGGCGAGCACCTTCATGTGTTTCCACACCCTGTCCTGCATCTTTAACATTCTTCTGGCTATTTTTCATAAGCCCAGTTGGTTGTTGGTGTATACAACTGGCCTGATTAATGTGTGTTTTCCCTTTATCAGCCCCTTTCTGCTCATGAGCCGTGACTCCATTCTATCCAGTCTCTGCTTTCTGTACATGAAGAACTCAGAATCCCCTAATCTTATCAGAAAAGCGTaa